A window of Sutcliffiella cohnii contains these coding sequences:
- a CDS encoding thiol-disulfide oxidoreductase DCC family protein produces the protein MRPIILFDGVCNFCESSVQFIMKRDAKELFLFASLQGKTGQQLIEQHSILTDSVVLVTEKGIFTKSDAALKICKHLTFPWKLAYVFIIIPRAIRDWIYDKFAKNRYKWFGKKAACMLPTPEERARFLE, from the coding sequence ATGCGACCAATCATACTTTTTGATGGTGTTTGTAACTTTTGTGAATCATCCGTGCAATTTATTATGAAACGTGATGCTAAGGAACTTTTTTTATTTGCATCGTTACAAGGAAAAACTGGTCAACAATTGATAGAACAACATTCAATTTTAACGGATAGTGTAGTTTTAGTAACAGAAAAAGGCATTTTTACAAAATCTGATGCTGCCTTAAAAATTTGTAAGCATTTAACGTTTCCGTGGAAGTTAGCTTATGTCTTTATCATTATTCCACGAGCTATTCGTGATTGGATTTATGATAAGTTTGCAAAAAATCGTTATAAATGGTTCGGAAAGAAAGCTGCTTGTATGTTACCTACGCCAGAAGAACGAGCGCGCTTTTTAGAGTAA
- a CDS encoding TIGR02206 family membrane protein, with amino-acid sequence MLETFLDPYNVLKGSLIFSTTHIFVLIIILLAVVALYLFRNSPFITRYVRWFILFLLIISELSLNVWYLSMNVWNVKDTLPLQLCSISLYLCCWMMLTKQKIILEVVYFLGIGGAIQALLTPELFYGFPHFRFIQFFLAHSMIILAILYMIWVEKYRISFSSLWKAFISLQCIALIVYVINIVTGGNYMFLMGKPANPTLLDMLGPYPIYIIFLELVVFIIFLLLYLPFRMTKKYEEKRLSHF; translated from the coding sequence ATGTTAGAAACATTTTTAGACCCGTACAATGTATTAAAGGGATCACTTATATTCTCTACCACACATATTTTCGTTCTTATAATTATATTGCTTGCTGTAGTAGCCTTATATCTTTTTAGAAACAGTCCTTTTATCACACGATATGTCAGATGGTTCATTTTATTTCTGCTAATTATTAGTGAACTATCTTTGAACGTTTGGTATTTATCTATGAATGTATGGAATGTTAAAGATACGTTACCATTACAGCTATGCTCTATCAGTCTTTATTTATGTTGTTGGATGATGCTGACGAAACAAAAAATTATTCTTGAAGTCGTTTATTTTTTAGGCATTGGTGGTGCTATACAAGCGTTGCTGACACCGGAACTGTTTTACGGATTCCCGCATTTCCGTTTTATCCAATTCTTCCTTGCACATAGTATGATTATACTGGCCATTTTATATATGATTTGGGTAGAAAAATACAGGATTTCTTTTTCTTCCTTGTGGAAAGCATTTATAAGTTTGCAATGTATTGCGCTCATTGTTTATGTCATTAACATTGTTACTGGTGGGAATTATATGTTTTTAATGGGAAAGCCTGCTAATCCAACTCTTTTAGATATGTTAGGACCTTATCCTATCTACATTATTTTCCTTGAATTAGTAGTTTTTATCATTTTTCTCCTCTTATATTTACCTTTTAGAATGACAAAAAAATATGAAGAAAAACGGCTATCTCATTTCTAG